The nucleotide window ataaatacattcctaaaataacaaagcagtagtgtttttaaaaaagtctgccACACCGTTACAGACAAACACCTGTTCAATGTCTTCCGATCTCCACCGTTCTTCACACTGATTTCCAGGATCTCTACGTTGTCATGGCTACGGCTCGTTTCCTCCCTCTACGTCTCACCTGTCCTGTTCGTTTCTGTATCATTTTCTTATTCGTAGTTTTCATCAAGGAGGGTTTTATAGagagagggggcggggcttgtttGGGAAATCTGATGACGGTTTGGGTGAAAGCTGCTCCACATCGTAGACGTTTGATGTTTCTGGATTCTCCCCCACCTGAAACACAGACAcctgcatgcttttattttggtatgaCCGAATCGTTTCCATGATGATGAACAGGAAACGAGCGCCGTACAGGGACGAAGGCCAGGCTGTCTCTGAGGCAGGCGTCCTGCAGCTCGCCGCGCAGGGCGGTCACGTGACTGCGGTGGGCGGACACCTCCTGCTGCAACCACTCCatcctggagctgcaggtgaggCAGAGCTGGGAGACTGCGGACAGGAAGCTCTGTGGcgggaaggaggaggaggagccacagaGGCGGTTAGGACACGAAAGGGGAGGAGCAAATCCCGAAAACAGGAGGAGCTCCGCCCCACATCACCTGGCACACGCTCCTCTCACGAGTTCCCATGATGCTCTCTGCTCCATCCAGTGCTAAGAGGCGGGGCTTAGCTGAAAGCGAGTGCTGTGATTGGATGAGGCTCTCTCTGACCTAAAGAGCAGACGTTCAGATGTTTCCTCTTGAGTTTAATACTGTGTGCAGGTGTGCAGGAGTGTGTTCACCTGCTTGCAGTGCGACTCTGCCGTCTTCATCCAGTGGATCAAACCTTCCAGACGTCTGCAGAGCAAAGATCAGACGTCAGGATCAGATTAAATACTAGATTACAGccgttttatggttttattctcAGATGAAAACTGTTTGAGTTTCATTTGAGGTGAAAACTGACGTTTGTTTAgattataaaacagttttactgCAGTTAATCTCAAATCATCTGGATTAAATAATCTGGGATTATTAGTACTGAATGGGATTGAAGCTGATTTGGTTACAGGAACTCGTGGACCTTCATCTCCTCCGATTACCTGCTGGCGTCTGTCCGCTCGTCTTCGGCGCTCTGCAGACGCTCCTCCAGCTGCCTCTTCTCCCTCTGAGCCTCAGACAGACGATTACCCACAATCCTCAGCGAGCGCTCTTTCCGACTCACCTCCCGCCGAGCCTCGGACAGCTCCTGTGAGGAGACGCTGGTTCAGAGGAGGCGAGGGGGCGTGTCCTGAGTCCTGAACTCGGCGTCACGCCGGAGCGTACCTGTGAGCTCTGCTGCAGCGCCctcatctgattggtctgttcCTGGATCAGAGTCTGAGCTTCCTGTTCTCTGCTGAGAGCCTGACGGAGCTCCGCCCACACACTGTGGAAGTGCTGCACCGACACCTGAGCGCACACGACAAACACACAGGGAAGACACACAGGTGTGTTTccttttactgtgtttttattgtctgtgtgtgtttttgtgttgtgtgttttcgAGTGTGTGTGtccttgtgtcttttttttctgtgtgggtctgtttttgtctctgtgtgtctcaCTATGTGTTGCTGCATCTGTATGTCTTTTGGTGTCtgggtttgtgtttttgtgttttatgtgtgttcttgtgtctgtgtttttcgcttgtgtgtgtctttttaacctgtgtttttgtgtttgtgtgtgtatgtttctttgtgtttaacgttttttgtgtctttatgggcttttgtgtgttttttagctgtgttattgtgggtttttctgtgtttttatgtctttttgtggctgtgttttttgtgtctgtgtgtttatatctgtgtttttgtgtgtttttgtgtccatgTATGTTCTGTATCTGTGTGCCTTtttgttcatgtgttttttctagattagtttttatttgtatccaTGCGTGTtttcatgtctgtgtgtttttgtgtgttttttttgtgcgtCTCGTTACCGTCTTTCCCGCCGCCTCCGTCTCCCGCCGAAGTCCTCTCTTCAGATTGGCCACTTCCACCCGCAGGCTCCGCCTCTCCACCTCAGCTGAGTGCAGCCGTTGGCTGAAGAGCAGGAAGTGTTGCTGCAGGGTCGACACCAGAGCCTGTGGGGGCGGAGTTTAAACACAGATGGTCAGTGAACCTGAacacccctcctcctcctccagaatCAGGTACCTTCAGGTCGGGCTGCGTCGGCGTCGGTCGCCTCAGACGGTCGCTCAGCGAGTTCTGCTCCGGTTCCAGATCAGAGGgagctgattggctgaagaGATGATCCAGGAGGCGGGACAAACCTGAACGAGCTGCTGGGATTACGACTGGAGGGGAGGAGCCTCAGGGGTCAGAAACAgagagatgtttttaatttcttcagTCTGTGAAGGATGAGGATCTTCTAGCGTGTGGTTACCGGAGAGCGTCAGCGCCCCCCGCAGGTCAGACATGGACGCCAGGACGGCGGAGGACAGCTGCTGGGACTGCAGCCAGCGAGCGCAGACGCCATCTCTGTCTGCAACCAGAAACACATGGCGTCTTTAGAGATGGTGACCAGAAGGGGGCGGAGACACAAACTCAGTTTGGGTGAATTTAAGACTcttcctttcacaataaaagcctccCATGTCATCCATTGATCCCAGCTCACCTGTTTGTGAGGAATCTTGACCCTTGGTGGCTGCCGTAGCAGGGtcagcacacacacagactgtagctccgcccctctcCACCCGAAACACCACCTGTGTTTTTctggccagcaggctccacctccTCGCCACCAACACGGCGCAcatgctcctcctccacctcctcaaAGCTGTCCTTCCTCCTTTGTCTTGCTCCTCGTTCTCTCCTCCCAGAGCCTCAGCCAGcctcctcacctcctcctccagctgctccttctcctccagcCGCCTGCAGAGGAGTCTCTTCTGCTGACTCAGCGCGCTCAGCCGACGGTGGGCGTGGCTCAGCGCCCCGGAGAGCAGGGCGCAGgccaggagggaggaggagcgcTCCTTCTGGGCTCCAGAGAGGTCGGAGGTCAGCGAGGAGCAGCGCTGCTCCAGCGAGGAGGCGTGGTCCCGCAGAGCAACGCACTGAGAGCGACACAGCTGGACAAACATCAGAAACACACAACATGAAACAAATAACACGACAACTTCTCCTGGGAGGAAACTtgcagcagaaaacatgaaacattttcctccttcagactgaagccccgccccctgagaACCTGCAACTGAATCAGGTGAGTGTGGGTGTGTTACCTGTGTCTGTTATTGTGTTACCTGCAGCTTGCTCTGCGTCTGCGTGTGTCGTCTCCTCCAggcctcctccctcctcctcacCCTCTCCTCCAGCTGCGTCAGCGTGGTCTCCTGGCTGCGCTGCAGATCGCGCAGACGCAGGCTCCTCTGCTCACACAGAGTCTGCAGCTGCGC belongs to Oryzias melastigma strain HK-1 linkage group LG18, ASM292280v2, whole genome shotgun sequence and includes:
- the ccdc171 gene encoding coiled-coil domain-containing protein 171 isoform X4, yielding MPQKDEQAGDRGRKERRHKDEERGGGARQRGGRRPASEGGEGSEETRRLRWRINQLEKEKVTLTANHNQQVCGLQAELARLRSSLERGEAQRAELQFQLTVSRRDGERAAELSRDREALAERAERLQQTVEELQTALHITRRARDEDQHALQLELEERDRLVQSLGSESQRLHHLLQEQKEALQESERRITEVERQRQREVEVTERQAEELKFLVGREERIQREKEESDQRVKALEAGLEAERAAHLESKFSCEVMQLRLRDLEAALAVERSGLQEAQRCAELLRAQLGEAERAHSLQTERSGSTERALQRLQDQWQQSTVALTVAMETETATRRELEAEQRKLADAQALLEQAVRRQSEAEEAFTTFMKQITDVLHQHRSTAEHAAQPAKDDGKLSPAELLQLLESSFCSFQHGMDEAHQQVQDLLQAAGRLQQEKEDLQLLTSNQKKHLDEYQQLCAQLQEEVTRLRQQSSDWSMQLQGLQEELQREEDRGAEMKQTVEGHQQESAERLSFLHRLYQRLLAGQVLLDQPQSILGDFTWEELCGVISEQAEQLTSDLQEANRQTAQLQTLCEQRSLRLRDLQRSQETTLTQLEERVRRREEAWRRRHTQTQSKLQLCRSQCVALRDHASSLEQRCSSLTSDLSGAQKERSSSLLACALLSGALSHAHRRLSALSQQKRLLCRRLEEKEQLEEEVRRLAEALGGENEEQDKGGRTALRRWRRSMCAVLVARRWSLLARKTQVVFRVERGGATVCVCADPATAATKGQDSSQTDRDGVCARWLQSQQLSSAVLASMSDLRGALTLSGSSPPVVIPAARSGLSRLLDHLFSQSAPSDLEPEQNSLSDRLRRPTPTQPDLKALVSTLQQHFLLFSQRLHSAEVERRSLRVEVANLKRGLRRETEAAGKTVSVQHFHSVWAELRQALSREQEAQTLIQEQTNQMRALQQSSQELSEARREVSRKERSLRIVGNRLSEAQREKRQLEERLQSAEDERTDASRRLEGLIHWMKTAESHCKQVRESLIQSQHSLSAKPRLLALDGAESIMGTRERSVCQSFLSAVSQLCLTCSSRMEWLQQEVSAHRSHVTALRGELQDACLRDSLAFVPVSVFQVGENPETSNVYDVEQLSPKPSSDFPNKPRPLSL